The following are from one region of the Pirellulaceae bacterium genome:
- a CDS encoding DUF2088 domain-containing protein yields MPWFHSESSFISRQEIELICQRMLDEAQARLGCEFRRVLLLPPDLTRAHSGAGWITETIYNLLPQSCDTHVIPTLGQHIPHTHAENKWMFGSIPNQRIHAHDWRGGVTRVGVIPGQLVAETTSGIADWDIPVDLNTMTVKEPWDLIVNVGHVVPHEVLGFANHNKNYFIGLGGKETICASHMAAGVYGIENNLGKLITPLRACYNWAEDQFLSRLPDVYLQVVMARDAQNQLVHTGVYVGDDLETYLMAARASQQQNITVFDEPVKKIVAVMQEDEFRATWVANKAVYRTRMAMADGGELLIIAPGVERFGEQPEVDALIRKYGYRPRLEILDLYKQNTDMQDIGHGTAHLIHGTSDGRFTIRYAPGKLSRTEVEQVGYAYADLSQAAARYDAQRMREGWNTMPDGEVVYYISTPSAGLWATRDKLSQRAAALPNAG; encoded by the coding sequence ATGCCTTGGTTTCACTCAGAGTCGTCGTTCATTTCACGGCAAGAAATCGAACTGATTTGCCAAAGGATGCTCGACGAAGCACAGGCCCGGCTGGGATGTGAGTTCCGGCGCGTATTGTTGCTACCGCCAGATTTGACTCGCGCGCATAGCGGAGCGGGTTGGATAACCGAAACGATCTACAACTTATTACCCCAGAGCTGCGACACGCATGTAATCCCGACGCTGGGTCAACATATTCCTCACACACACGCTGAAAATAAATGGATGTTTGGTTCAATCCCCAACCAACGCATTCACGCACATGATTGGCGTGGCGGGGTCACCCGTGTTGGCGTGATTCCAGGGCAGCTAGTTGCTGAAACGACAAGCGGCATCGCGGATTGGGACATACCAGTCGATCTCAATACCATGACTGTCAAGGAGCCATGGGATCTGATTGTCAATGTTGGACACGTTGTGCCGCATGAAGTTCTGGGATTTGCAAATCACAACAAAAACTATTTCATTGGGCTGGGAGGCAAGGAAACCATTTGCGCTTCGCATATGGCGGCCGGCGTTTATGGCATTGAAAACAATCTTGGCAAATTGATCACACCACTGCGAGCTTGTTACAACTGGGCTGAAGACCAGTTCCTTTCGCGACTGCCCGATGTCTATCTGCAAGTGGTTATGGCGCGCGATGCCCAGAATCAGCTGGTTCATACTGGCGTGTACGTGGGCGATGATTTGGAAACATATCTGATGGCGGCGCGTGCCAGTCAGCAGCAGAACATTACGGTCTTTGATGAGCCAGTCAAGAAGATCGTCGCGGTGATGCAAGAGGATGAGTTTCGAGCAACATGGGTCGCGAACAAAGCTGTCTACCGTACGAGAATGGCAATGGCTGACGGTGGCGAACTCCTGATCATCGCCCCGGGGGTTGAGCGGTTCGGCGAACAGCCTGAAGTCGATGCGCTCATTCGCAAGTACGGCTATCGCCCTCGACTGGAAATACTGGATCTCTACAAGCAGAATACGGACATGCAGGACATTGGCCATGGGACAGCGCACCTGATCCATGGTACCAGCGACGGAAGATTCACCATCCGTTATGCGCCAGGCAAATTGTCTCGCACTGAAGTCGAACAAGTTGGCTATGCTTATGCAGATCTTTCACAAGCAGCCGCTCGTTATGATGCCCAGCGGATGCGTGAAGGCTGGAACACCATGCCGGACGGCGAAGTAGTCTACTACATAAGCACCCCTTCTGCTGGGCTGTGGGCGACTCGAGATAAACTCAGCCAACGTGCAGCAGCATTACCAAACGCGGGCTAA
- a CDS encoding pirin family protein: MSRVKRIIRNVPQHWVGDGFPVRSLFSYHHGTDFDPFLLLDYAGPYRFAPSEAKRGVGEHPHRGFETVTIVYQGELEHGDSTGSHGTIGPGDVQWMTAGGGVVHEEFHSQRFARDGGVLEMVQLWVNLPAKDKLTAPKYQSILDAQIPKIELPHRGGSARVIAGDLCGARGPASTFTPINVWDLQLAEDVTIDLPLVPGHTALAVVQSGDLQAADARVSSGELALFDPIGSTVPLRVFLPTRLLVLTGLPLNEPVVGQGPFVMNTRDQIRDAIQDYQSGRMGRLS; encoded by the coding sequence GTGAGTCGAGTGAAACGCATCATTCGCAATGTTCCACAACACTGGGTCGGAGACGGCTTTCCCGTCCGTAGCCTGTTTTCGTACCACCACGGGACCGACTTCGATCCGTTTTTGCTACTGGACTACGCCGGGCCGTACCGCTTCGCCCCGTCAGAAGCCAAACGCGGAGTGGGTGAGCACCCACATCGCGGATTTGAGACGGTCACGATTGTGTATCAAGGCGAACTGGAACATGGCGATTCGACAGGTAGCCATGGCACCATCGGGCCAGGCGACGTTCAATGGATGACGGCAGGGGGCGGAGTGGTCCATGAAGAATTCCATAGCCAGCGATTTGCTCGCGACGGTGGTGTGTTAGAAATGGTTCAATTGTGGGTCAACTTGCCCGCTAAGGACAAGCTCACGGCACCCAAGTACCAGAGTATTCTCGATGCTCAGATTCCCAAGATTGAATTGCCACATCGCGGCGGCTCAGCGCGAGTCATTGCCGGGGACCTTTGCGGTGCCCGTGGTCCGGCCAGCACGTTCACACCGATCAACGTCTGGGATTTGCAGCTTGCTGAAGACGTAACAATTGATCTGCCACTGGTACCAGGCCATACGGCTTTGGCCGTCGTACAATCTGGTGATCTCCAGGCTGCCGACGCCCGCGTCAGTAGCGGCGAGCTGGCACTTTTCGATCCCATCGGCAGCACCGTCCCTCTCCGAGTATTCCTACCGACTCGGCTGCTGGTTCTCACAGGTCTGCCGCTGAATGAACCCGTTGTTGGCCAGGGCCCGTTCGTGATGAATACACGAGACCAAATCCGTGACGCTATCCAGGACTACCAATCCGGCCGCATGGGGCGTCTCTCATAG
- the wrbA gene encoding NAD(P)H:quinone oxidoreductase, translating to MPKLLVLYYSSYGHVETLAQAVAEGARSVTGVEVVVKRVPETMPDDVARNAGVKLDQSAEIASPKELGQYDAILFGTPTRFGNMAAQMRNFLDQTGGLWMQGGLVGKVGSVFASTGTGGGNESTIISFVTTLMHHGMIYVGLPYACKELADITEVKGGSPWGAATIAGADGSRMPSEKELAQARFQGRHVADVTRRLTATT from the coding sequence ATGCCTAAACTGCTTGTTTTGTATTACTCAAGTTACGGCCACGTCGAGACACTTGCTCAGGCTGTGGCCGAGGGAGCACGCTCAGTGACCGGCGTAGAGGTTGTCGTGAAACGCGTCCCAGAAACGATGCCCGATGACGTAGCCCGCAATGCTGGCGTGAAGCTGGATCAGTCTGCTGAGATCGCTTCACCCAAAGAGTTGGGCCAGTACGACGCAATTCTTTTCGGTACACCAACGCGATTTGGCAATATGGCCGCACAGATGCGGAATTTTCTTGATCAAACCGGCGGGTTGTGGATGCAAGGCGGGCTGGTGGGTAAAGTCGGCAGCGTGTTCGCGAGCACCGGTACTGGCGGTGGCAATGAAAGCACGATCATCAGCTTTGTCACAACGCTGATGCATCACGGCATGATCTACGTCGGACTGCCTTACGCCTGTAAGGAGCTGGCCGACATCACTGAGGTCAAAGGCGGTTCGCCTTGGGGTGCTGCAACGATAGCCGGAGCCGATGGCTCGCGAATGCCATCTGAGAAAGAACTCGCGCAAGCCCGCTTCCAAGGCCGACACGTAGCTGACGTTACCCGTCGACTGACTGCCACAACGTGA
- a CDS encoding acyl-CoA dehydrogenase family protein, which translates to MDFQHSEKSRDFLARVQAFMEQHIDPIEADYHRQLQSLENKWVVLPIIDQLKARARAEGLWNMFLPDPQLGAGLSVTEYAPVAEATGRSSIAPEIFNCNAPDTGNMEVLYHYGSQQQKDQWLKPLLAGEIRSAFCMTEPDVASSDATNMAATATIEGDEVVVNGRKWWSTGAGHPRCKILIFMGLTNPAAHRHAQHSMVLVPMDSPGVRVVRPLSAMNMRDEPFGHCEVDFDNVRLPKSAIIAGPGRGFEIAQGRLGPGRIHHCMRLLGLAEMALKLMCQRSLNRVAFGKPLANLGGNRERIADARIMIEQARLLVLKAAWMIDHKGVFAAMSEISQIKVVCPNVAQTVIDMAIQMHGGAGVCNDFPLAAAWTAARTLRLADGPDEVHRGLVARFELAKYKS; encoded by the coding sequence GTGGACTTTCAACATTCAGAAAAATCTCGCGACTTTCTGGCGCGGGTTCAGGCGTTTATGGAGCAGCATATCGATCCGATCGAGGCGGATTACCATCGTCAGCTTCAGAGCTTAGAAAATAAGTGGGTAGTGCTGCCAATCATCGACCAGCTCAAGGCGCGAGCGCGGGCGGAGGGGCTGTGGAACATGTTTCTGCCCGACCCACAACTGGGTGCTGGATTATCGGTGACCGAGTACGCTCCGGTCGCTGAGGCCACGGGGCGGTCGTCGATAGCTCCCGAGATTTTCAACTGCAACGCACCCGATACCGGCAACATGGAGGTGTTGTACCACTACGGCAGCCAACAACAAAAGGATCAGTGGTTAAAGCCGTTGTTAGCCGGCGAAATTCGTTCAGCATTTTGCATGACCGAGCCGGATGTGGCGTCAAGCGATGCGACGAACATGGCGGCTACGGCTACGATCGAAGGCGACGAAGTGGTGGTCAATGGTCGCAAGTGGTGGAGTACCGGAGCGGGTCACCCGCGCTGTAAGATTCTAATCTTCATGGGCCTGACCAACCCGGCGGCTCATCGTCATGCGCAACATTCGATGGTTCTGGTTCCTATGGACTCGCCTGGTGTTCGTGTCGTGCGGCCGCTGTCAGCAATGAACATGCGCGACGAACCTTTTGGGCACTGCGAAGTCGACTTTGACAACGTTCGATTGCCCAAGAGCGCCATCATCGCCGGCCCCGGTCGCGGATTCGAGATTGCTCAAGGCCGACTTGGTCCGGGTCGAATTCATCACTGCATGAGATTGCTGGGCCTGGCGGAAATGGCGCTGAAATTGATGTGCCAGCGATCGCTCAACCGAGTGGCTTTTGGCAAGCCGTTGGCCAATCTGGGTGGCAATCGCGAGCGAATCGCCGACGCGCGCATCATGATCGAACAGGCGCGATTGCTCGTCCTGAAGGCGGCCTGGATGATCGATCATAAGGGAGTATTTGCGGCGATGAGCGAGATATCGCAGATTAAAGTCGTGTGTCCCAATGTGGCTCAGACGGTCATCGACATGGCCATTCAGATGCACGGCGGTGCCGGAGTGTGCAACGATTTCCCGTTGGCCGCCGCCTGGACAGCCGCACGCACCCTGCGACTTGCCGATGGCCCTGACGAGGTGCATCGCGGACTGGTCGCCAGGTTCGAGCTGGCAAAATACAAGTCTTGA
- a CDS encoding phosphotransferase family protein has protein sequence MAADEKLLDRPRDVRSGEELDVAAVDAWLKSRVDCLDGLPQVRQFSGGASNLTYLLTYPQRELILRRPPFGHKAKSAHDMVREYRIQAGLKPVYPTVPTMVALCQDAEVMGCDFYVMDRIRGIIPRANLPRGLSLTAPQTRRMCQGVIDKLIELHQVDYQAAGLESLGKGAGYVKRQIEGWTERYGKSKTWNVPAWASTMDWLSKNMPEDVGTVVIHNDYRFDNVVLDADDPQRVVGVLDWEMATLGDPLMDLGNTLAYWVEATDDRFHQLIRRQPTHLPGMFTRREMVDYYCQRMQLRLDNWTFYEVYGLFRLAVILQQIYYRYHHRQTRNPAFRRFWLFNHYLHWRCKRAIRKH, from the coding sequence ATGGCTGCCGACGAAAAACTGCTGGACCGTCCGCGCGATGTGCGCTCGGGTGAAGAACTGGATGTGGCTGCCGTCGATGCTTGGCTAAAATCCAGAGTCGATTGCCTAGACGGACTCCCGCAAGTTAGACAATTCTCTGGTGGCGCATCGAACCTGACCTATTTGCTCACCTATCCACAGCGCGAACTGATACTCCGCCGTCCGCCTTTTGGTCATAAGGCCAAGAGCGCTCACGACATGGTGCGCGAGTATCGAATACAAGCCGGGCTGAAGCCGGTCTATCCGACGGTGCCCACGATGGTGGCCCTGTGTCAAGACGCTGAAGTTATGGGCTGTGACTTCTATGTCATGGATCGCATCCGAGGAATTATTCCTCGGGCCAACTTGCCCCGGGGATTGTCATTGACCGCCCCGCAAACGCGCCGCATGTGCCAGGGCGTGATCGACAAACTGATCGAGCTACATCAAGTCGATTATCAGGCAGCGGGGCTGGAAAGTCTGGGCAAGGGTGCTGGGTACGTCAAGCGACAAATCGAGGGCTGGACCGAGCGGTACGGTAAGTCGAAAACGTGGAACGTGCCGGCATGGGCCAGCACCATGGACTGGCTGAGCAAAAACATGCCAGAAGATGTGGGCACGGTTGTGATTCACAATGATTATCGGTTTGACAATGTGGTGTTGGACGCAGATGATCCGCAACGAGTTGTTGGCGTGCTGGACTGGGAGATGGCCACACTAGGTGATCCGCTGATGGACCTGGGCAACACCCTGGCTTATTGGGTTGAAGCAACGGACGATCGCTTCCATCAACTGATTCGACGTCAGCCGACGCATCTGCCCGGCATGTTCACGCGGCGCGAGATGGTCGATTATTACTGCCAGCGCATGCAGTTGCGACTGGACAACTGGACTTTCTACGAGGTGTACGGGCTCTTCCGCTTGGCGGTTATTCTGCAGCAAATTTACTATCGCTACCACCATCGGCAAACTCGCAATCCAGCCTTTCGACGTTTCTGGCTGTTCAATCACTATCTGCATTGGCGCTGCAAGCGCGCTATCCGAAAGCACTGA
- a CDS encoding histidine phosphatase family protein: MAVIYLIRHGQASWGQQDYDQLSELGIQQAGMLGQVLRQRIGRPDAVISGAMRRHRQTAEHALAAMELQTDWHEDARWNEYDHQQLLERINPRYNDPALLKLDMAREAHPRQKFQDVFDQALLRWLSGQYDAEYAESWPAFKARIGAALEHALSHEGTTLVFTSGGAIGAAVRQLWNLPDESWLHVNRVIANAAITKIVRGKRGIHLSTFNEHNHFEGDDRRWLTYR; encoded by the coding sequence ATGGCCGTTATCTATCTCATTCGTCATGGGCAAGCGTCGTGGGGCCAGCAGGACTACGACCAGTTGTCTGAGCTGGGCATCCAGCAAGCAGGCATGTTGGGGCAGGTGCTTCGCCAAAGGATTGGCCGACCCGATGCGGTGATATCCGGAGCCATGCGCCGCCATCGACAAACGGCTGAGCATGCACTGGCCGCCATGGAGTTGCAAACGGACTGGCACGAAGACGCGCGCTGGAACGAATACGATCATCAGCAATTGCTGGAGCGGATCAATCCTCGGTACAACGACCCGGCGTTGCTCAAGCTGGATATGGCCCGCGAGGCTCATCCACGTCAAAAGTTTCAAGATGTCTTCGACCAGGCTCTCTTGCGTTGGCTGAGCGGCCAGTACGATGCCGAGTATGCCGAGAGCTGGCCAGCGTTCAAAGCTCGAATCGGAGCCGCGTTGGAACATGCCTTGAGCCACGAGGGGACCACGCTGGTGTTTACCTCGGGCGGCGCCATTGGGGCCGCCGTTAGGCAGTTATGGAATTTGCCGGATGAAAGCTGGCTACACGTCAATCGCGTCATTGCCAACGCCGCCATTACCAAAATTGTGCGCGGCAAACGCGGCATTCATTTGTCCACCTTCAACGAACACAACCACTTTGAAGGCGATGATCGTCGCTGGCTGACGTATCGCTAA